The following coding sequences are from one Anguilla anguilla isolate fAngAng1 chromosome 12, fAngAng1.pri, whole genome shotgun sequence window:
- the LOC118209259 gene encoding olfactory receptor 52K2-like, giving the protein MTNHSSLDNTMTFTSYGLFRPINYFFFTLTFLAHILSIFCNVLLMLLIYFDSSLHKPMYFFLFNLAVNGLIGGFAIWPKIMENLLSETQNISFLACVVQLFWAYFYLGTAYTTFSVMAYDRYVSICKPLQYHSIMTPGKVKTLLTAANIVPLCCVSIMPYLISTMPLCRYTIKNLFCDVMTFLNIACVKSALVNLYGVGLVTSLVVSPCIIVLLSYAVILNVSLKASKDAQKKALSTCSPHLITFVNFALAILFFAVYYRYNSSLPGEVSILITVDVFLIPPLLNPIIYGIRTKEIRKCFVKTVRKRERFLRFLL; this is encoded by the coding sequence ATGACAAACCACTCCTCTTTGGACAACACTATGACATTCACTTCATATGGACTCTTTCGCCCaatcaattacttttttttcactctCACTTTTCTTGCCCACATTCTCTCAATTTTTTGTAATGTTCTTCTGATGCTGCTTATCTACTTTGATTCCAGCCTGCACAAACccatgtacttttttttatttaacttggCAGTAAATGGACTGATAGGGGGCTTTGCCATTTGGccaaaaatcatggaaaacctTCTTTCAGAGACGCAAAATATCTCTTTCCTAGCGTGTGTAGTTCAGCTATTTTGGGCATATTTCTACTTGGGTACTGCTTATACCACTTTCTCGGTCATGGCCTACGACCGATACGTCTCTATTTGCAAGCCGTTGCAGTACCACAGCATCATGACCCCTGGAaaagtgaaaacactgctgacTGCGGCCAACATTGTCCCTCTCTGCTGTGTTTCTATTATGCCGTACCTCATATCCACAATGCCGCTGTGCAGGTACACCATTAAGAACCTGTTCTGTGATGTCATGACATTCCTTAATATCGCCTGTGTGAAAAGTGCTCTGGTTAATCTGTATGGCGTAGGCTTGGTCACAAGCTTAGTAGTTTCCCCTTGTATTATTGTCCTGCTCTCATATGCAGTGATTCTCAATGTGAGTCTGAAAGCCTCAAAAGATGCACAAAAGAAAGCACTCAGCACATGCTCTCCTCATTTAATCACCTTTGTTAATTTTGCACTGGCCATTCTTTTCTTTGCAGTTTATTACAGATACAATTCATCTCTTCCAGGGGAGGTTTCTATATTAATTACTGTAGATGTTTTTCTGATTCCCCCTCTGTTAAATCCAATCATATATGGGATCAGAACGAAGGAGATCAggaaatgctttgtaaaaacagTGAGGAAAAGGGAGAGATTTTTAAGATTTTTACTGTGA
- the LOC118210108 gene encoding olfactory receptor 4E1-like, whose amino-acid sequence MTNHSSLDNTMRFTSYGPFRPINYFFFTLTFLVYILSIFCNVLLMLLIYFDSSLHKPMYIFLFNLAVNGLIGGFAIWPKIMENLLSETQNISFLACVVQLFLAYFYMGTAYTTFSVMAYDRYVSICKPLQYHIIMTPGKVKTLLTAANIVPLSCGSIMPYLISTMPLCRYTIKNLFCDAVTLLNLSCVKSDVISLIGIGMLAGLVVSPCIIILLSYAVILNVSLKASKDAQKKALSTCSPHLITFVNFAMGIIFFAFYYRYNSSFPGEISIVITVDVFLIPPLLNPIIYGIRTKEIRKCFVKTVRKKERYVRVLNFFTVKVRVQSAPINVRFNDYIN is encoded by the coding sequence ATGACAAACCACTCCTCTTTGGACAACACCATGAGATTCACTTCATATGGACCCTTTCGCCCaatcaattacttttttttcactctCACTTTTCTTGTCTACattctttcaattttttgtAATGTTCTTCTGATGCTGCTTATCTACTTTGATTCCAGCCTGCACAAacccatgtacatttttttgtttaacttgGCAGTAAATGGACTGATAGGGGGCTTTGCCATTTGGccaaaaatcatggaaaatCTTCTTTCAGAGACTCAAAATATCTCTTTCCTAGCGTGTGTAGTTCAGCTATTTTTGGCATATTTCTACATGGGTACTGCTTATACCACTTTCTCGGTCATGGCCTACGACCGATACGTCTCCATTTGCAAGCCGTTGCAGTACCACATCATCATGACTCCTGGAaaagtgaaaacactgctgactgcagccaacattgtccctctctcctgtggGTCTATTATGCCGTACCTCATATCCACAATGCCGCTGTGCAGGTACACCATTAAGAACCTGTTCTGTGATGCCGTCACACTCCTTAACCTCTCCTGTGTGAAAAGTGATGTGATTAGTCTGATTGGCATAGGCATGCTTGCAGGCTTAGTTGTTTCCCCTTGTATTATCATCCTGCTCTCATATGCAGTGATTCTCAATGTGAGTCTGAAAGCCTCAAAAGATGCACAAAAGAAAGCACTCAGCACATGCTCTCCGCATTTAATCACCTTTGTTAATTTTGCAATGGGcattattttctttgcattttattataGATACAATTCATCTTTTCCAGGAGAGATTTCTATAGTCATTACTGTAGATGTTTTTCTGATTCCCCCTCTGTTGAATCCAATCATATATGGGATCAGAACAAAGGAGATCAggaaatgctttgtaaaaacagtgagaaaaaaggagagataTGTCAgggttttaaatttttttactgtgaaggTCAGGGTGCAATCAGCTCCAATCAATGTGCGTTTCAATGACTACATCAACTAG
- the LOC118210277 gene encoding olfactory receptor 52K1-like, which produces MNQSTFEVTLIFTRFGSTQPLNALFFTATLLAYVFSVFANVFLMLVIYFESSLHKPMYIFLFNLAVNGLIGSSAVWPKVMENLLSETQEGSFAACLVQVFCINFYATSAYTTLTVMAYDRYVSICKPLQYHSIMTPGKVKTLLTAANVIPLSSITVQVYLTSRLPLCRFTIHKLFCDNLALVNLACVKSPLVDLFGIFVTVSLVVLPFVIVLLSYARILAVSLKASKEAQKKALGTCSPHLITFVNFSLAIIFSVIYNRINAFLLGHVNTFMSVHFILTPPLLHPIIYGIRTKEIRQRVIKLLWKRRDFAKTRDFLHAGFRPQMPPAVIH; this is translated from the coding sequence ATGAACCAGTCCACTTTTGAAGTCACTTTGATATTCACAAGATTTGGATCAACCCAACCTctcaatgctttattttttaccgCTACTCTTTTGGCCTATGTCTTTTCAGTTTTTGCCAATGTTTTTCTGATGCTGGTTATCTATTTTGAATCCAGCCTACACAAacccatgtacatttttttgtttaacttgGCAGTAAACGGACTGATTGGAAGCTCTGCTGTCTGGCCTAAAGTCATGGAGAACCTTCTTTCAGAGACTCAGGAGGGATCCTTTGCAGCTTGTCTTGTTCAGGTGTTCTGTATTAATTTCTACGCGACTTCTGCGTACACCACTTTAACAGTGATGGCCTACGACCGATACGTCTCCATTTGCAAGCCTCTGCAGTACCACAGCATCATGACCCCCGGAAAAGTGAAAACGCTGCTGACTGCGGCCAACGtcattcctctctcctccataaCCGTCCAAGTATATCTGACTTCCAGACTGCCGCTGTGCAGGTTCACCATTCACAAGCTGTTCTGTGATAACCTGGCGCTCGTTAACCTCGCCTGTGTGAAAAGTCCCCTGGTTGATCTGTTTGGCATTTTCGTTACGGTGAGCTTAGTTGTTTTGCCTTTCGTCATCGTGCTGCTCTCTTACGCGAGGATCCTCGCCGTGAGTCTGAAAGCCTCAAAAGAGGCCCAAAAGAAAGCACTCGGCACGTGCTCTCCTCATCTAATCACCTTTGTCAATTTCTCCCTGGCCATTATTTTCTCTGTGATTTATAATCGAATAAATGCCTTCCTCCTAGGACACGTGAATACATTCATGTCCGTGCATTTCATCTTGACCCCTCCTCTCCTGCATCCAATCATATACGGGATCAGGACTAAGGAAATCAGGCAGCGCGTCATTAAATTGCTGTGGAAGAGGAGAGATTTCGCAAAAACGCGTGATTTTTTACACGCGGGTTTCAGACCCCAGATGCCGCCCGCTGTTATCCATTGA
- the LOC118210297 gene encoding olfactory receptor 6N2-like has translation MVNHSSLDNTMTFTSYGSFRPINYFFFTLTLLVYLLSIFSNVLLMLLIYFESSLHKPMYIFLFNLAVNGLIGASTIWPKIMENLLSDTQKISFVACLLQFFWCYFYISSAYTTFSVMAYDRYVSICKPLQYHSIMTPGKVKTLLAAANVVPLFSISGLVYLSSRVPLCKYTIQNLFCDNLTLLNLSCVKSALVNLYGVVLVASLIVFPCIIVLLSYAVILNVSLKASKDSQKKALSTCSPHLITFVNFAMAILFFAVYYRYNSSLPGGISILITVDVFLIPPLFNPIIYGIRTKEIRKCFVKTVRKKERYFRVLNFFTVKVRVQSAPINVRFNDYIN, from the coding sequence ATGGTGAACCACTCCTCTTTGGACAACACTATGACATTCACTTCATATGGATCCTTCCGCCCAATCAATTACTTCtttttcactctcactcttctTGTTTACCTCCTCtccattttttcaaatgttcttCTGATGCTGCTGATATATTTTGAATCCAGCCTACACAAacccatgtacatttttttgtttaacttgGCAGTAAATGGACTGATAGGTGCCTCTACCATTTGGccaaaaatcatggaaaacctTCTTTCAGATACTCAGAAGATCTCATTTGTAGCTTGTCTACTTCAGTTCTTTTGGTGCTATTTCTACATTTCTTCTGCTTATACCACTTTCTCAGTCATGGCCTACGACCGATACGTCTCCATTTGCAAGCCTCTGCAGTACCACAGCATCATGACTCCTGGAAAAGTGAAAACACTGTTGGCTGCTGCCAATGTTGTTCCTCTCTTCTCTATATCTGGACTCGTGTATCTATCTTCTAGAGTGCCACTGTGCAAGTACACCATTCAGAACCTGTTCTGTGATAACCTGACTCTCCTTAACCTCTCCTGTGTGAAAAGTGCTCTGGTTAATCTGTATGGCGTAGTCTTGGTCGCAAGCTTAATTGTGTTCCCTTGTATTATTGTCCTGCTCTCATATGCAGTGATTCTCAATGTGAGTCTGAAAGCCTCAAAAGATTCACAAAAGAAAGCACTCAGCACATGCTCTCCTCATTTAATCACCTTTGTTAATTTTGCAATGgccattcttttttttgcagtttattaTAGATACAATTCATCTCTTCCAGGAGGGATTTCTATATTAATTACTGTAGATGTTTTTCTGATTCCCCCTCTGTTCAATCCAATCATATATGGGATCAGAACGAAGGAGATCAggaaatgctttgtaaaaacagtgagaaaaaaggagagataTTTCAgggttttaaatttttttactgtgaaggTCAGGGTGCAATCAGCTCCAATCAATGTGCGTTTCAATGACTACATCAACTAG